GTGCCCGACCAGGGCGCCGCGCAGGGACCGGTGCAGGCCGAAGAGGGACATCAGGTTCACCAGGGCGATCGCCTCGGCACCGGCGGCGTCCACGTACCGGCCGTACGCCGGGTCGAGCCCCATATCGGTCATGAGGTCGGCGAAGAGACGCGCGTGCACCCGTTCGGCGCGCCCCCCGCCGAACTCGTCGAACTCGACGGCGGCCATCCCCGCCTTGGCCCGCCCCCACAGGCGGGGCAGCACCCAGGCGTGCGGGTCGGCCTCCTTCAGGTGGTAGAGGGAACGCTGTGCCGCGTACTCGCGCACCTGCCACAGCTCGCCCTCCTCCTGGAGGAAGTCGCCGACTCCGCCCCCGTCGCCGTCCGGCGGCTCCACGAGCAGTTCGTCCAACGCCTCCCGGGCACTCACGTGCCGGGTCGCCCGGTCGCGCAGGCTTTCGAGGAACGGCCACTCCATGGCCGCCCGGCAGCGCAGCAGCTCGGGATCCCATTCGAGGTCGGCGTCGACGTCGGCGAAGCCCCGGTAGTGCAGTTCGTAGCAGAGGTAGAGGGCGAGCTGGAGATCGTCGCCGAAGGGGTCCGCCCCGGCGATCTCCCGGCTCCGGGGCGGCGGCCCCGCCCCCCGCAGAAACCGCGTGACGGCATCGGAAAGCGTCCCCCTGCTCTCCGGCAACACCGGCCCTGCCACCTGGGTCTCCATGCGCGCCGAGTACCCGTGAACCACGAGCTACTCACCGCCCGACAAGCGAAGGGGGCTCCCCGCACAGGGGAGCCCCCTTCCACTCCGCTACGTGGAGACGACGGGCGGCGGACCGCCGGGCACCGCCCAGCGGCGGACCCCGGTCGTCAGCCGCGCTCGTGCGTCGGCGTCACATGCCGGTGCGTCGCGCCGACCGCTGCGGCTCGCGTGTGGTGCGCTCCTGCGTGCGGTCCTGCACCTTGCCCTTCATCTTCTTGGCCTCGCCGCGCGCCTGCTGCATCTTGCCCTCGGCCTGCTGGCTGCGATCGCCGGTGACCTTCCCGGTCATCTCCTTGGCCTTGCCCTTGATCTTGTCCATGTTGCCCTTGTCCTTGGCAGCCATGGTTTCCTCCTTGGTGGGGGGTGACTTTCACGCCCAACGTACGGCGGACCGGTAACCCTCGCGCGTCGAAGCATCACGCTCCGTGAAAGCCCGTGCTCAGCCGAACGAGATCCGCTCGATCTCCCTCAGCCGGGCGGCACCGAT
The DNA window shown above is from Streptomyces akebiae and carries:
- a CDS encoding iron-containing redox enzyme family protein, coding for METQVAGPVLPESRGTLSDAVTRFLRGAGPPPRSREIAGADPFGDDLQLALYLCYELHYRGFADVDADLEWDPELLRCRAAMEWPFLESLRDRATRHVSAREALDELLVEPPDGDGGGVGDFLQEEGELWQVREYAAQRSLYHLKEADPHAWVLPRLWGRAKAGMAAVEFDEFGGGRAERVHARLFADLMTDMGLDPAYGRYVDAAGAEAIALVNLMSLFGLHRSLRGALVGHFATVEITSSPGSRRLARAMRRTGAGPAAEHFYDEHVEADAVHEQVVRREVVAGLLEEEPQLDADVAFGVDATNHLEDALADRLLGAWRAGRSSLRTPV
- a CDS encoding CsbD family protein; this translates as MAAKDKGNMDKIKGKAKEMTGKVTGDRSQQAEGKMQQARGEAKKMKGKVQDRTQERTTREPQRSARRTGM